DNA from Elaeis guineensis isolate ETL-2024a chromosome 2, EG11, whole genome shotgun sequence:
AGGATTATAGAAAGCCAACAAACCAAGAGGTGGAGGTCTTCCAGTTACCCCAGTAAATCTTGGTGAAGTTACATTTTTGTCTGAGGCCACTACACCATCAAACCGGCCTAGATTTTCCCCATCTAAACCAGTCAACGACCATATACTTCTATCCTGAAGCCAATTGATTTTGCCAACAGTGATGCCAAACTTGGCCTCCACTCCTGAAAAGAAAAACACAACCAGAAATAGACATTACATGGAATCTATTCTCAGAGACCAGAAAATATTGTCATTAAGCTCCAAAGCTGACCAGGTTCGTGACATAGTGCTTTGCATATTGAGTTCATGCCTGGAACACCCACATATTTCTTAGTTAGCCCTTcctgaaagattaaaatacataAATGGTGATACATTGTGTATATGCAACACTAGCAAATGAATGTAGGAACATTGTGTAAATACAACACTAGGAGATGAATGTATGTACAGGTAAGTTCATCTGTCTAAAAGAACTTGCCagattgctccatgaattgatacAAAATATTGTAGTGCTCTTTTATAAAGAATTTAATTATAAGCATGCATTGACGCATTcaacagaagaagaaaaaaataatgtaatGAACAGCTGCATGCTGTCTAAGCCTCCTTTACGGTAGCAATTGCCAAGAATTTGTTCACTTTTTCAGTTGAATTTATAAGTCATCCCATCTTTATGTCCTGCATTTCTGAAAGAAGAGACAGAAGCAGATGACACAGACATTATTTTTCACTAGGGTATCACCACCACCTTCTCTCTATTTACCAATAATGGGTATACAGGTGCATCAGTATGCTATACAAACACCAACACAGATGAGCTGCACCATGAATTGATTAATAGAAACATTTCTACAATCAACTACAACCTTGGTCCTGAACAAAAGGCAATTGCTTTATAGTCCTTTCAGGGCAGTTCATATGGCCCATAGATTGGACAACTAACAGAAAAAAGCACATCTATATCAATATAAAACTAATCCAGTAGCTGTCGTCCACTTTGATAATTCATAACTCCTCGTTTAACTCTCGCTCTCCAAAGCTTCACACCCTCTTTGGAAACTACCCATGCCTCTGTTTTCTATTTATTTGTTTAACACAAGGCTATTCATCAACTGGGTTGTGAAAATGTAGGAAACCCAAGTTGGCACATCTATGCATATTGGGCTGTCAGGCCAGGCTGTACAAGCCACATGAGAAGTTAGACACAAATGCTGATAAGTGCCCAAATTACTGGTTATCCTGAAGTTCTAACAGTTCAGCTTTTCAGCTTTACATTCCAATAATATTTGGTGCAGGCTAGGCATGCCAATTTTCTTGAAAATGACAACCTTAGAGAATTATCCTGCTTGCTTTTTTTGAGCAAATTACGACCAGCTTATGTTCTCATTTCAGAAGAATTGATGATGATCCCATCACTTGCTATTTTTAATGATAATGTAGCAGAAGAGACAACTACATAGGCATAATCTGATTGGCCAAGAAGGAAGAGTTGATCTACAGGATAGAAAGAAAGTCTGTAATCTAGTTTCCTTTGTGTATTTCTATGTGTTGGAATTTGTTAAACTACCTTGAAGAACGAAAACTTCTACCTTTAAATGGATTTATCTATAAAACCAAACTGGAATCAAAGGTTAGGGTGGAGAAAGGCTAGGTTTGCTGATATTAGATTTACCCAAAATGAAGGCACCGATCACCAAGAGGTTTCCATCAGGCATCTATGAACAACTCTTTGATTATAGTTGTGGCAGCAGTGGCTCATTATCTCACACAGGTTCACCAAATGTGCAAGaaatttttaattctcaataGAGATTTGAAACAACCTTTAAATTCTGTTTAGATAGAAAAGATCCATACTGTATGAAAGTTAAGAAAGTGAATACATTTAAAGCAATCCCCTCATCAATGGTGTATCAAGTTTAATAACATCATCACTTCTTATGgtttaaaagataaaattgtTGAACGTTGCTATGTTCCTTACAATTAGTGAACATAGATTTCTCCCATGATATGGACAATATCCTACTTGCTAGCAACGATTTGAGTTTACTGAGGTAAACTAAGCAGTTATCTCATGTCAGTGGCAGAGATAGGCCTCAGGAAAAAGAATGCATCATCTCAAAGGGCCTAATGTTagcaaaattttagagagattcaTCATGGAGGATTGCAAACAAAGTCTTGAACCCATCATCAAAAGAAACAAGCTAAGCATGACATAATCTCCAAAAGATAAAGTTGAAAGGAGAAGCAAGTACACATACCCCTATTGCATCCGGATGGTTGGGAGTAAAATGAATGCCCAAATTTGGACTGAACCAGAAAATGCATTTGTTATTGGAGTTTTAGAAAGATTTCATAGTAGCATGGCGTGGATGTCTAAACAACTGCAACAAACATGCTTGATACCTCCAACTTCAAGGAACTCAAGTTTACATGATTACATATGCTTCATCTTATCTTCTACAGGCAACTGAACATACAGATTTTGACTGCGGAATGTCTAAATAGCAGGAACTTAATATCAGGCTGTATCTTCTAACTAGCTGGTAGAACCATTTCATGGAGCATGAAGCAAAATACAATAGATGCAAAAAGTGCGTGAAGACACGTCCAAGCAATTCAACATCCGTTGCCTAAATTACTGTAAATCAGCTAGGCTAGGAGACCTTCAAGTGTGTTTGGACAAGGCTAGAGAGAAAAGCATGCCTCCCTTAACTTTTGATCAAGCAATGTAACTTTTGAAGGGCATTACTTCCTCAAAGTGCTGTCAATTTTTGATATTTGAGGTCAAAAAagaggaaagtaaaagaaggcCCTTGTAATTCTGACAAGAACTTTGTCGAAGGTTTTGTGAAAATAAAGAGGAAAAAAACTTGATTTCAACTTGCCCACAAAAACTCATTCTAGTTTCTTTATCCTAGTTGTTCAAACTCAAATTGAGCAGATTAAGGATTCTCTCTCTGGTCAGATCAACATGAGATTACACGCTTACATATAGTCAGTCCAATCTTCCAGAGGTGATAGAATATATGGGTTCCAACCATGTCTATATAGAATGTCCAGGTAGTAAGAAGTCAATGCCATGCTATGTTGTCTGACCAGCTGGTGGAGCAATCTTGAGAGGTACAAAGCAAAAGACAGAAGTTGCTTCTAACCATAAAGCTGAGTTAGTTGCGTCGTATAAGGCTTCCAAACATGCAGTTTGCTCGAGGAACTTCATCATGAAATTACAGGTTATGAACTCTATCTCAAGACTACCAGGATGTTTTGGCATAATTCATTTAAATGCAACTTCCCCAGTCATACAATACCAAGACAATCAATGGTAACAAGATGAAGGATGTCGATAAAGGGAACTGCAATGAGCACAAAGTGTTATAATTTAGAAAATGACTCAGGAATTTGGAACAAGTTGGCTTGAAGTGATAAAGTAAGCCCAGTGCACCTTTAAGTAGTTTGTACTGATGGATTAGAGAAACAACGATAAATGATCCCTAAGTTCTTGGTCTCCTAGAATGCTGGTAAGATAAGCCTATGAATCCCTATTATCCTCATGTGTCCAACAAGATTGATCTATTGAGAAATATTAGACACCTGCCCACATCACTGTCCATTCTGTAGTGGGGTCTGAAGAATCTTATCATCAACAATCATTTTCAAGTTTCTGTTGCAATGAATTTCTTCAAGGTTTGATGTCGGATCTCATGAGTCAAGGTATGGTCCCACTTTTGGATCCTATACCACGCCTTATACAGTATGTTCATGCCTTACAATTCCCTGAAGAAAAATCTTGAAATTGATACATATTAAGCTTTGCACACGTACCTTCTCAAAATCAAGGAATTTGCCAGTGTTTCTGTCAAAAGACCCAAAAGTCTCCTTCCACTCGGCGACAAGGCCCCGTGATTCCCATGAGCCGACAAGACTCATTACTTCGTCATGATTCACAGTAAAATATGGAGCACCATGGTCAAAAAAGAGTTCTCTCCCATCTTCCATGGTTTCTCTACAAAATTTGCAAATGGAACTTCAAAACATGCCAAAATGAGTGAAAAAAACACTTAGTTTGCTTGTCTTCATCCATTTTTGTTAAGCATTGTAGTCTGAAATGCAgaataacaagaaccaaatgcCAATCActtccttcttcctttttttttttttactttttcttaaAACTAAAAATAACCCATTCATCAGTTAAAACTACGTTCCAAtgcataaaaaagaaagaaaaagatccccAACTCCGAAGAACAGCATCCAATCTGAATGCATCTGAGAGATAGCATTTCGAACAAGACATGAATTAATAAATGGGATTTAAGCAAACGACACACACTTTCCTAAAGCTTTTTATTATTTCAAGGTCAGGAAAAACCACGGATTAAacgaatattttatataattaagaGAGGACATGAAGTGGAAAAGGAAGCGAACCTCCTTTGAGACATCCTCCCACCGGCTCCTCTCCCTGATTCAAAAACAGTGACGGAAACTCCTCTGCCGGCCAGAAGGGACGCGCACACCGCCCCGGAAACTGGCAAGCATCCATCGATCGACACCCCATGTATTGCATCAAATCAAGATTGAATCACAAAAAAAGTAAACaagatttctatcaaaaaatagttGGAACCGAAGGAATTACTTCCGCTGCCTATGACGGCTATACTCGAAGTGCTTTTCATGGTGAGTGCAGAGAAAGGAGATGGCGCGAAGAGAGAGAGAAGCGGGAAGGGGCGTACATGGGCTGCCATTTGATATGTGTAGTCCCGAGGAGAATTAAGACGGTGAGGTTACCGATAGCGTGGATAGGCGGCGAACGGGCGAAGGATGAGCACAGCACAGTACTCCAGCCCAACGGGAGCGGTGACCGTAACTACTGATCCGAAGCGAGCGCGGAACGGGCGGCGGACGACCGCGACGGACGTGTCCATTTTGGCAGCGTCCAACGTGTTAACGGTGACAGCAATTCCGTCTGAATGAAGCAGATTTCCGATTAAAATTCGGAATAAATATGGATTGTAGAAGAAATATTCgaaataaatttgaattaaaaattatatccatctcaaatctgatttaatataattttaatatatatatttttttaaaattataataattttatattatttacatGCATCGATCTGAttcaatccaattttttttatcaaatcaatCCATATCTCTACTTGATTCAATCCAAATTGAAGACAATACAAGATAATTAtagatataatatttttacttaCGAGATGAACATAAATATAGACTAATTCGGTCCATACTGGACCAGTTAATTAACAGCTTGCCAATTTAGTTTTCTTCGAAACATTTGGTTGATAGAAATTCATTTCTTATTAAGATACaacaaaaaatttattcaaaaatctatattttattgaatgaatattttttttgaatagtatttatattgaaaaatatattgaaagataattttaaaatttgttatccatatttttttggtatttctaattttttagatattataatattataatattatattatattatataataatataatataaatatattatactaataatatattatagtataataataaattatattataataacttattatattataatgtaataacaatatattatattataataatataatatattataaaataatattatattatataggcCCAGAGGTATTTTAGTAACaacataaatatattattttttcaattaaTGAGAAAATAACTTATTCATCTCATAGATAGATAAGATTATCCTTCTATGTCATGTATAAATTTTAACTATAGAAAAATAACTTATCCGCCAAGAGCAACATAGAAATATGAGCAAATTGGCCGATAAAAAaatttgttaatttttttatgatatttatctatCAAAGAATGAATGCCTAAGATTTTGATGTGATCTTGCCAAGGTGTGCAAAGAGAACCAAACTAATCATGTTTTCCCCCTCCTTCATTTCAGGCCTCCACCATCGCTTGGTTTCTCTTGATGATGGCCCTGGCCCCGATTAGAACATTACGTTACCACCAAGACGAAATTTTTTGTACACCActtgcggtgtagaaaatctgatatgAAGCGTACCGCATTATCTGATTGATTCATATAGTGCTCTCGTAGCATAACTGATGGATGTCGCTTCGTATCAAACTGAACGTTTGAaggcttaaaaaaataaaagcagtGTATTGTTTCATCACCGAATACATTTAATGCACATCATAATTTGCTTTTTGAATTAAACATAACCAAAATGCATGTTTCCTCCAAAATGAAGTATCTTTACTATTTTAAAGTCTGGATGGATATTACGAATGccgttcttttttctctctttttcttcattttgttgAGCTTCTAGCTCAGTGTCTGGATGTCCAATAATATATCCAACCATTAGAAAGTAAAATATCATCTGTAGATCCTTTATTACCATCTTTTTATAGTTCCTTTATTACAGCAGCTCCTTTAGTAGGCTCAAATAGAATTCTTTTTTTAGTTCTGAATACAACTTGTCATATAAATTTTTtcgaaaaattatataataagtcaagatgtcataatttttatcatagcTAAAATACCTTCTGAAGATAGTTTTGACAATATCATGATAtcgtagattaaaattatgatattataaattaatattataatattttataaataaaataacttttaaatatattttttaatatttttatgacatcctggatcaaaattatgatattttatgttaaaattatgatatcctgtagatAAAACACTTCTCAAAAatagttttgatgatattttgacattctaaatcaaaattatgatattttaaattaacATTATgacattcaaaaaataaaatacatcaaaattaaaattttttaataattttatgatatcctagatcaaaattatgatattatatgttaaaattatgacatcctctagataaaatatcttctaaaaatagttttgacattaTTATAACATCTTAAGTTAGAATTATAATAttctagattaatattatgacattctataggtcaaacatctcaaaatttatattttttattaattttatgatatcctaggttaaaattatcatattgtatattaaaataatagagagttggaagaagagatgtgcaacctgaaggattcacattcacagatgaatctaaagtgcgcaagctaaatagatctatttatgaactGAAGTAAgcctctcgaagttggaacatgtgtttcgaTAAGACGACCAAAAtgtatggtttcgttaagaataaagaagagccttgcatctataaatggactaatggttctatagtcattttttttatattgtatgtagatgacatactcttaaTGAAAAATGGCATCCTGACTTTACAGAGTGTAAAGCCacggctatcatcacagttctccataaaaaatttgagaaaagcatcctacatcctagaaatgaagatctataaagatagatctaaaaaattgcttGGGTTATCcaaatccacgtacatcgataccatactgaaacgattcagcatgaaaaatttcaagaaagactatctatcgataggccaaaaaattactCTCTTTAAaaaggattatccgataactcctcaagagagagcatatgagtagaatcctatatgcCTCGACAGTAAGATCTATTATATACGTTATGATATGTACGAGGTTGGATGTGACCtactcactagagatagtgagtagatatcagtctgatccagatgaaaattattgaaaagttgtaaagataatttttaagtatttaaaaaatgctaaagatcaatggttaatctatagagatactgactttaaacttatggaatatactaattctagttttcagtcagattttgatgacagtaaaagtatgtCTGGCTACATATTCACTTTATTTGGTAGAGTGaccagttggaagagtttcaagcagcatacagtAACTGATTCAGTatgtgaagcagaatacattacGATATCCGATGCTGCCAAGAAAGTTGTTTGGTTGAggaagttcatttgtgaatttggAGTGGTTTCCTCAGTTGAAGGTCCAGTTCTACAATATTatgacagtactggagccatcGCTCAAGCTAATAAACCCAAGTCCCATTAgagaaccaaacatattctgcaatgCTATCACCTAGTCCGTGAGATCATCGATTGGGATGACGTCGAGCTGCtaaaaattgatggaaagaaaaatctggttgacctcttcactaaagctcttaggatcaaaaacttcgatgatcataagtgaaagatgagtattagatacagTCCTGATTGATTTTAATCCAAACGgaagttattaaaaaatatgtcttaaaatcaattgTCTAATCTATAGATAATTGAGctctttgtaatttgtatatgaattattaatgaacaaaagttatttttgataagttcatcataaaagtgcaTCTTTCTTTGAattcttgtattatgatgaaatccttagaactatgatataatcgataaagaaagatttatcgaatagttcttaaacttattcatgaccaaataatatgttattaacaagaacaataacgtttatcgagtataAATCGTTATATGCTATATAGATTGATTATCCTctaaaccaaagagtgtggagacactggcatgacatacagatgagatgtaagagtacatcatcactaaatagtGATTCATCAAcgaagcactctactatcaagagcagctcacaaaggatataggtataagtatctctccgacctgagatcaccacggtaacttgtaagtaactcactatgctttgatgctagactacctgtatttctaatacGGTGAcaaaaggctactggatacagtcaagtacttatgaagttggtgtGTAAATCAAGATGGAATCGATCCCTtcggattataggagttaatacatcactatattttaatttagtaaaatcttgatcaggataattcatatgatggatttgaaagattgaaatacaatatggatgactattcaggttgacaattaaattctaagtcattttgagtattaggatcaaagggatgaattatgtggtaaccatataccgaaattcttgaatattactttgtaattatttgacctatccggacgttgggtatcattgctagatggtcacttcgattagtatagaaagaagttcctatgctatcggcttagtattcgaacctatagagttgtGCACAAAAGTCAAATAATGTAGAAAAGAATTAATcagatatttatgtattcaatttgaaagtatgagacttgattgaatatgtggattaacttaattgaaaattaagttataggtcatatagatttaaacactgactatgttcagctagcactgcacatgaggtGCAAGTTTGATTCCAGAGATGAAATTGATCGAATCAATGTTCCAAGcaattatgagagattggatcGAGTCTTaattatcttagatcagatctaatttaattggatctaattttattaagatttaattgagttaATTGTCCAAATTAGACTTAGGATCAGCAGATTTTTCGATTttggttcgaattggattcgaattgaactcaaatctgaatcaaatctgatttgatccacTTAACCCCATTTTTCTAATGTTCTCTCACCATATGGGCTGACCAAGATGGAGAGGGGTCCCCTTTGAGCGTGCGGCATGAAGAGAGAGGCGCAAGTTGGCACCTCTCCTACTTTGCGTAGAAATCCTTATTGTTTAGAGAGtgtggatttgattcaaacatggaGAGTTCTATTCCTAACCCTTCaaggtatttgatttgatctaaaaccTCTTGCCTATTTAAGGAGAGGTGTGGAGAAGAGAGAAACTAATCAAGCATTGGGCTAAGCGTGAGACTTCCTCCCTTGGGCGTCCCCTTCTCCTTGGCGTGCTCCCCTAGGCGtctctctcctcttggcatcctccctccCCTTGTGGTGTAGCATGTGGACTTCTCCAagctt
Protein-coding regions in this window:
- the LOC105033480 gene encoding LOW QUALITY PROTEIN: uncharacterized protein (The sequence of the model RefSeq protein was modified relative to this genomic sequence to represent the inferred CDS: inserted 1 base in 1 codon; substituted 2 bases at 2 genomic stop codons), with the translated sequence MAAHVRPFPLLSLFAPSPFSALTMKSTSSIAVIGSGISGAVCASLLAGRGVSVTVFESGRGAGGRMSQRRETMEDGRELFFDHGAPYFTVNHDEVMSLVGSWESRGLVAEWKETFGSFDRNTGKFLDFEKEGLTKKYVGVPGMNSICKALCHEPGVEAKFGITVGKINWLQDRSIWSLTGLDGENLGRFDGVVASDKNVTSPRFTGVTGRPPPLDVSSSPELAVMSQDIPVRSCFVLMLAFREPLLSIPVKGFSFKNSELLTWAFCDSSKPGRSCLSPDRXPIPHHLXTWVLHSTAEYAASVITRTGLRKPTNDTLTKVAEELFQEFQATGLTITHPFFMKAHRWGSAFPAIAIGGXEMCLSDNNRRLVLCGDFCAGSNVESAVLSGIRAASKILGSLSNL